One window of Terriglobales bacterium genomic DNA carries:
- the argB gene encoding acetylglutamate kinase: protein MRMVVKIGGAALDSAELLERCARALADVAREGHEVAVVHGGGAALTRMLAQLGKQSQFVDGLRVTDAETRDVALMVLAGGVNKKLVAALARAGQPALGLCGGDGMSFRVAKRKANGHDLGYVGDVCSTDMRWLHAIWANGGVPVISSLGLGPQGEYYNVNADQMAAACAVACQAHALVFLTDVPGVRGVDGSVMRWLDTQQIPALVNSSTVQGGMLPKLEACRMALTRGVGRVRILPASDVEFLPEFYHAKLEAGTEVTVP from the coding sequence ATGAGGATGGTGGTCAAGATCGGGGGCGCCGCGCTCGACAGCGCGGAACTGCTGGAGCGCTGCGCGCGCGCCCTGGCCGACGTAGCCCGCGAGGGCCACGAGGTGGCCGTGGTCCACGGCGGCGGCGCCGCCCTCACCCGCATGCTGGCGCAACTGGGCAAGCAGAGCCAGTTCGTCGACGGCCTGCGCGTCACCGACGCCGAGACCCGTGACGTCGCCCTCATGGTGCTGGCCGGGGGCGTGAACAAGAAGCTGGTGGCTGCGCTGGCCCGCGCCGGGCAACCCGCGCTGGGCCTGTGCGGCGGCGACGGCATGTCCTTCCGCGTCGCCAAGCGCAAGGCCAACGGCCACGACCTGGGCTACGTGGGCGACGTCTGCTCGACCGATATGCGCTGGCTGCACGCCATCTGGGCCAACGGCGGCGTGCCCGTGATCTCCAGCCTGGGCCTGGGCCCGCAGGGCGAGTACTACAACGTGAACGCCGACCAGATGGCCGCCGCCTGCGCGGTGGCTTGCCAGGCGCACGCCCTGGTCTTCCTCACCGACGTCCCGGGCGTGCGCGGCGTCGACGGCAGCGTGATGCGTTGGCTCGATACCCAGCAGATCCCCGCGCTCGTCAACTCTTCCACCGTACAGGGGGGCATGCTGCCCAAGCTGGAGGCCTGCCGCATGGCCCTCACTCGCGGCGTGGGCCGGGTGCGCATCCTGCCCGCCTCCGACG